Proteins from a genomic interval of Falco rusticolus isolate bFalRus1 chromosome 7, bFalRus1.pri, whole genome shotgun sequence:
- the MLH3 gene encoding DNA mismatch repair protein Mlh3 isoform X3: MIKCLVEDVRAKLRSGVTINSLGQCVEELVLNSIDAKATCIAIRVDLEAFKIQVVDNGSGMGREDLNLMGKRYFTSKCSSVGDLENLTFYGFRGEAVASIANMASIVEVSSKTSRTAKTFVKLFHNGRALEVCEAELSRPSGGTTVTVCNLFHQLPVRRKCMDPMLEFERVRQKVEAVSLMHPSVSLSLRNDISCSMVLQLPKTRDVYSRFCQIYGLGRSQKLREIKHKSGGFEISGYISTEGHYNKNMQFLYVNRRLVLKTRLHKLIDFLLRKESVICKAKSGPASRQASSSPGRHRCGPELYGIFILNVTCAYSDYDVCLEPAKTLIEFQNWDALLNCVEEGVKIFLKRENLFIEPCSEDIREFNEDNDFCLHNAPVLKPSISDEKSIQDSFEKACNEIADSYEMCNLQSKDVKRKSVTAKKSSNLTELNKNLQETEITLNQKIAEPSDPCRNNEVEISLPSKDDTTDFIVSHISEQEPKDTNSSQKASDTHLKPSENLRSSFTGGARSEIRKIDCCGDLQHCAESYIKDVESQQGKAVHKSDKVCILNNDIIQLPSEGEDSNETATETVSGSSLMRLCNAGGGDRETVEVTDDARRGPVSSIPLRLCSTGFITCARQSEPPHECEQTETNLALNMQCRPGPVGAKDIFGNKVNFRIQSLNGKNISSNTNKEYPPPHTREVRMADGNEWLEKKTLSDQVHEEIAMPTATGKRHYETSNVTELPLATSSGIPHYKVTKSPRRQIAVPRSQPSKKLSLSTQLGSLEKFRRCYGRIRCTLPTPLSERSVVGLPILNSQANCDFSKNENSHHGNLSTCETPAVEDTDSNNSSQVFGSLEETLFCIEETSQDKRALCQSPLTLSDYSQVSNKNASCKRSPGSLSSKLSRMKSGGKVEGQLDEQLQIGPSRKDYYFDLESSNNDFLYNTCQTYKSSVEKMGEYSYSISKEGACWQSDSITEFVKGTVSPSPLSNVEGECTVSSSNILSLPAKKDCANIICKDKSTLDESSEKNLKATEVPHMTFLSNLEFSADNTSTGDPRNDLSCSDWLQDFDVSSGKTIYINKATGLSTYSTPPTEQFRAACIQDITTMAVNVVSENGIQFRCHPFRSEIVLPFLPRPRKEKTLASQDLRDAEGESLQSLLSEWHNPVFVPCPEIAVDVTSGQADNLAVKIHNILYPYRFTKDMVHSMQVLQQVDNKFIACLINTRKEMDKKADGNLLILVDQHAAHERIRLEQLIADSYEKEAAACGKKKLLSSSISPPLEIEVTEEQRRFLRCCYKNLEDLGLELSFSETNSSLILVRKVPLCFIEREANELRRKRQPVTKNIVEELIQEQVEELLSLMSI; the protein is encoded by the exons ATGATCAAATGTTTGGTGGAAGATGTTCGAGCCAAGCTGCGTTCTGGAGTGACTATCAACTCACTGGGGCAGTGTGTTGAGGAGCTTGTCCTCAATAGCATTGATGCCAAAGCAACATGTATAGCTATCAGGGTGGATTTGGAAGCTTTTAAGATCCAGGTGGTGGACAATGGCTCCGGGATGGGGAGAGAGGACTTAAATCTAATGGGAAAGCGGTACTTCACCAGCAAGTGCAGCTCAGTGGGAGACTTGGAGAACCTGACGTTCTACGGTTTTAGAGGGGAGGCTGTGGCAAGCATAGCCAACATGGCCAGTATAGTGGAAGTTTCATCTAAGAccagcaggacagcaaaaaCATTTGTGAAACTGTTTCACAATGGGCGAGCACTGGAAGTCTGTGAAGCTGAATTGAGCAGACCAAGTGGTGGAACTACAGTCACTGTGTGTAATCTGTTCCATCAGTTACCGGTGAGGAGAAAATGTATGGATCCTATGCTGGAATTTGAGAGAGTGAGACAGAAAGTAGAGGCTGTTTCACTGATGCATCcctctgtttccctttctttaagGAATGACATTTCTTGTTCTATGGTGCTTCAGCTCCCTAAGACAAGAGATGTATACTCACGATTTTGTCAAATTTATGGGTTGGGCAGATCTCAGAAGTTACGAGAAATAAAGCATAAGTCTGGGGGATTTGAGATAAGTGGTTATATCAGTACTGAAGGACATTACAACAAGAATATGCAGTTCTTGTATGTGAATAGAAGGCTTGTTTTAAAGACAAGACTACATAAACTAATTgattttttattaagaaaagaaagtgtcATTTGCAAGGCAAAAAGTGGCCCTGCGAGCAGACAGGCTAGTTCAAGTCCCGGTCGCCATCGTTGTGGCCCGGAATTGTACGGGATCTTTATTCTCAATGTGACCTGTGCATACAGTGACTATGATGTGTGTCTGGAACCTGCAAAGACTCTGATTGAGTTCCAGAACTGGGATGCTCTTCTAAATTGTGTAGAGGAAggagtgaaaatatttttgaaacgagaaaatttatttattgaacCGTGTAGTGAGGACATCAGAGAATTTAATGAAGATAATGACTTTTGTTTGCATAACGCTCCAGTTCTGAAGCCCTCAATTTCTGATGAGAAGAGTATCCAAGACAGTTTTGAGAAAGCGTGCAATGAAATTGCAGATTCCTATGAAATGTGTAACTTGCAATCAAAAGATGTAAAAAGGAAATCTGTTACTGCAAAGAAATCTTCAAATCTTACagagttaaataaaaatttacaggAAACTGAAATCACCCTGAATCAGAAGATTGCTGAACCATCTGATCCATGTAGAAACAATGAAGTGGAGATTTCACTGCCCAGCAAAGATGACACGACTGATTTCATTGTATCACATATCTCTGAGCAGGAGCCAAAAGACACTAACAGTTCCCAAAAAGCGTCTGATACTCATCTGAAACCTTCAGAAAATCTTCGTTCTTCTTTCACTGGAGGGGCCAgatcagaaataagaaaaatagaCTGTTGTGGTGACCTGCAGCATTGTGCAGAGAGTTACATAAAAGATGTGGAAAGCCAGCAAGGCAAAGCAGTGCACAAAAGTGATAAGGTCTGTATCTTAAATAATGATATTATTCAGTTGCCATCTGAGGGAGAAGACTCTAATGAAACAGCAACGGAAACTGTTTCCGGAAGTTCATTGATGAGACTCTGTAatgcaggaggaggagacaggGAAACAGTTGAAGTGACAGATGATGCTAGAAGAGGACCTGTTAGTTCAATACCGTTACGATTGTGCTCTACAGGCTTCATAACATGTGCTAGGCAAAGTGAGCCCCCACATGAATgtgaacaaacagaaacaaatcttGCGTTAAACATGCAGTGTAGGCCTGGCCCTGTCGGTGCCAAGGATATTTTTGGCAACAAAGTGAATTTTCGGATTCAGTCTTTAAATGGTAAGAATATTTCCAGTAATACAAATAAAGAATATCCACCTCCTCACACCAGAGAAGTACGCATGGCTGATGGTAATGAGTGGTTGGAGAAAAAAACTTTGTCAGATCAGGTGCATGAGGAGATAGCTATGCCTACTGCCACCGGTAAAAGACATTATGAGACATCAAATGTTACAGAATTGCCGCTGGCAACTTCTTCAGGTATTCCTCACTATAAAGTTACAAAAAGCCCTAGAAGACAAATAGCTGTGCCAAGATCTCAGCCCTCTAAGAAGTTGAGCTTGTCCACACAGCTGGGTTCATTAGAAAAGTTCAGGAGATGTTATGGGAGAATCAGGTGTACACTACCAACACCATTGTCAGAGCGAAGTGTAGTTGGTCTCCCGATTTTAAATTCACAAGCTAATTGTGACTTTTCAAAGAATGAGAATAGTCACCATGGTAACTTGAGCACTTGTGAAACTCCAGCTGTGGAAGATACAGATTCGAATAATAGTAGCCAAGTTTTTGGTTCTTTGGAAGAGACTTTATTCTGCATTGAAGAAACTTCACAGGACAAACGAGCTCTTTGTCAGAGTCCTCTGACATTGTCTGATTACTCTCAGGTTAGTAACAAAAATGCAAGTTGTAAAAGATCTCCAGGATCGTTGTCATCCAAACTGTCCAGGATGAAAAGTGGCGGCAAAGTAGAAGGACAACTTGATGAACAACTCCAAATAGGTCCAAGTAGAAAAGATTACTATTTTGATCTTGAATCTTCAAATAACGATTTTTTGTATAATACTTGTCAAACATATAAATCCTCAGTGGAAAAAATGGGGGAATATAGTTACAGCATTTCTAAGGAGGGTGCGTGCTGGCAGTCAGACAGTATAACAGAGTTCGTGAAAGGTACTGTTAGCCCATCACCGCTCAGCAATGTAGAAGGGGAATGCACAGTCTCTTCAAGCAATATTTTATCATTACCTGCTAAAAAGGATTGTGCAAACATAATCTGTAAAGATAAAAGCACATTAGATGaatcctcagaaaaaaatttgaaagctACTGAGGTTCCCCATATGACCTTCCTAAGTAACTTGGAATTCTCTGCAGACAACACAAGCACAGGTGATCCCAGAAATGACTTATCTTGTTCTGACTGGCTGCAAGATTTTGATGTTTCATCGGGTAAGACAATATACATCAATAAAGCAACAGGACTGAGCACCTACAGCACTCCTCCTACGGAACAATTTCGAGCTGCCTGCATTCAAGATATAACAACAATGGCTGTGAATGTTGTTTCAGAGAATG GGATTCAGTTCAGGTGCCATCCCTTTAGAAGTGAGATTGTGCTACCCTTCCTTCCTAGACCTCGAAAAGAGAAGACTCTAGCAAGCCAGGATCTGCGAG ATGCTGAAGGGGAGTCTCTCCAGTCGTTGCTTTCAGAATGGCATAATCCTGTTTTTGTTCCCTGCCCAGAG ATTGCTGTTGATGTGACCAGCGGTCAGGCTGACAATCTGGCTGTAAAAATTCACAATATATTGTATCCTTATCGTTTCACCAAAGATATGGTTCATTCAATGCAG GTTCTTCAGCAAGTGGACAATAAATTTATTGCTTGTTTAATCAACACTAGGAAAGAAATGGATAAAAAGGCAG ATGGAAACCTCTTGATCTTGGTGGACCAACATGCAGCTCATGAACGGATCCGCTTGGAGCAGCTTATTGCAG ATTCCTATGagaaggaagctgcagcatGTGGCAAGAAGAAATTGCTGTCCTCCTCCATCTCTCCCCCTTTGGAAATTGAAGTTACAGAAGAACAAAGAAGATTTCTGCG atgcTGCTACAAAAATTTGGAGGACTTGGGTCTTGAATTATCATTTTCTGAGACCAACAGCTCCTTGATTCTAGTGAGGAAAGTGCCACTGTGTTTTATAGAAAGAGAAGCCAACGAATTACGACGGAAAAGACAACCTGTCACTAAAAACATTGTGGAG gagcTTATTCAAGAACAAGTTGAG gagcTATTAAGTTTAATGAGCATTTGA